A DNA window from Flavobacterium sp. contains the following coding sequences:
- a CDS encoding MBL fold metallo-hydrolase has translation MKKRILKIIKRMLIVIVILILILGFSTWLYMQKATFGSLPSGETKLRIEKSSHYKNGEFQNKTYTPTFAPGYTFWGVIRSQIFDKKVPTEPSGKIQSVKRDLKHLPKDQNLLVWFGHSSTLLQIDGKTFLIDPIFSDNASPIPNSVTVFAGTNSYHVEDLPEIDYLLISHDHYDHLDYETILALKNKVKTVICGLGVGAHFERWGYPKNKIMEEDWNDSVTVGKDFTIHTLPARHKSGRGFTQNQSLWASYLISSPTMKVFYSGDGGYDTHFAEIGKKFGSIDVALLENGQYNKAWHYIHMLPEETLQAAKDLNAKSMVPVHNSKFALAKHRWNEPLNEITRLNKKYHIPLITPIMGEIVNFDNHKVFPEWWKNSAEKPI, from the coding sequence ATGAAAAAAAGAATTCTAAAAATAATCAAACGAATGCTTATTGTTATCGTAATTTTAATTCTGATTTTGGGTTTCAGCACTTGGCTGTATATGCAAAAAGCAACTTTTGGAAGTTTGCCTTCGGGAGAAACTAAGCTAAGAATTGAAAAATCATCTCATTATAAAAATGGAGAATTTCAGAATAAAACGTACACGCCAACTTTTGCTCCGGGTTATACTTTTTGGGGCGTAATACGAAGCCAGATTTTTGATAAAAAAGTTCCAACTGAACCTTCTGGCAAAATTCAGTCGGTAAAAAGAGATTTGAAACATTTGCCAAAAGATCAAAACCTTTTGGTTTGGTTTGGACATTCTTCTACCCTTTTACAAATTGATGGAAAGACATTCTTAATTGATCCGATTTTTAGTGATAATGCTTCTCCTATTCCGAATAGTGTAACCGTTTTTGCAGGAACAAATTCATATCATGTTGAAGATTTACCCGAAATTGATTATCTGCTAATTTCTCATGATCATTACGATCATTTGGATTATGAAACCATTTTGGCACTAAAAAATAAAGTCAAAACTGTCATTTGCGGTTTGGGCGTTGGTGCACATTTTGAACGCTGGGGTTATCCTAAAAATAAAATTATGGAAGAAGACTGGAACGATTCGGTAACTGTTGGAAAAGATTTCACGATTCATACACTTCCGGCGAGACATAAATCAGGGCGCGGATTTACACAAAACCAATCTTTGTGGGCATCATATTTAATTAGTTCGCCAACTATGAAAGTATTCTACAGCGGCGATGGTGGTTACGACACACATTTTGCCGAAATCGGAAAGAAATTTGGTTCAATCGATGTTGCTCTTCTGGAAAACGGACAATACAACAAAGCGTGGCATTATATTCATATGCTTCCCGAAGAAACTTTGCAGGCCGCAAAAGATTTAAATGCTAAAAGTATGGTTCCCGTTCATAATTCGAAATTTGCATTAGCAAAACACCGATGGAATGAACCGCTAAATGAAATTACCCGTTTGAATAAAAAATATCATATTCCGCTGATTACGCCTATTATGGGAGAAATCGTTAATTTTGATAATCATAAAGTTTTTCCCGAATGGTGGAAAAACAGTGCTGAAAAACCAATTTGA
- a CDS encoding Crp/Fnr family transcriptional regulator, translated as MFDKIRDYLSRTVRLTEKELKIFENSLELRKIPKKTILLSAGEVCNFEAYINKGCIREYFIDGNGIELTLQFATEDWWVSDITSFEDQIPSDMYIETLEDCELLVLTRQAKENLINEVPQLERMFRLMIQRHLSKLQKRLFKTVSATAMDQYIEFVTRYPMISQRVSQQYIASYLGITPEFLSRLRAKHLKNG; from the coding sequence ATGTTTGATAAAATACGAGACTATCTTTCAAGGACTGTCCGCTTGACGGAAAAGGAACTTAAAATTTTTGAGAACAGTCTGGAATTGAGAAAAATTCCTAAGAAAACTATTTTATTGAGTGCGGGCGAAGTATGCAATTTTGAAGCTTACATTAATAAAGGCTGTATTCGCGAATATTTTATTGATGGAAACGGAATTGAACTGACTTTACAATTTGCAACCGAAGACTGGTGGGTAAGTGATATTACGAGTTTTGAAGACCAAATTCCGAGTGATATGTATATTGAAACCCTTGAAGATTGCGAATTACTGGTTTTAACCCGTCAGGCAAAAGAAAATTTGATAAATGAAGTTCCGCAGTTAGAAAGAATGTTCCGATTGATGATTCAGAGGCATTTGTCGAAGTTGCAAAAACGATTGTTTAAAACTGTTTCGGCAACGGCAATGGATCAGTATATTGAGTTTGTGACTCGTTACCCAATGATTTCGCAACGCGTTTCACAGCAATATATCGCTTCTTATTTAGGAATTACACCTGAATTTTTAAGCAGATTAAGAGCGAAGCATTTGAAGAATGGGTGA
- a CDS encoding SDR family oxidoreductase, translated as MKNLQDKVVLITGSSRGIGAAIAQKVSEAGAKVIINYAGSKEPAEKLAQEIIASGGQAIAIKADVSNSAEVKALFDESIAHFGKIDVLINNAGIMITKLIKDTTDEDFDRHFNINVKGTFNTMREAAEKLADNGSIINFSTSVNRIMLPGYATYVATKSAVEQLTRVFSKEIGSRGINVNSVSPGPTNTELFTNGKSEEVIARLASLSAFNRIGETNDIANVAVFLASDDAKWINAQNIGVNGGMA; from the coding sequence ATGAAAAATTTACAAGACAAAGTAGTTTTAATTACAGGTTCATCAAGAGGAATTGGAGCCGCAATTGCTCAAAAAGTTTCTGAGGCCGGAGCCAAAGTTATTATCAATTATGCAGGAAGTAAAGAACCTGCCGAAAAACTGGCTCAGGAAATCATAGCCAGCGGTGGTCAGGCTATCGCAATCAAAGCAGACGTTAGTAATTCGGCAGAAGTAAAAGCTTTATTTGACGAAAGTATTGCGCATTTTGGCAAAATCGATGTTTTGATTAACAACGCTGGTATTATGATTACCAAATTAATCAAAGATACTACGGATGAAGATTTTGACCGTCACTTCAACATTAATGTAAAAGGAACTTTTAATACCATGCGTGAAGCTGCTGAAAAACTAGCTGATAACGGAAGTATTATCAATTTCTCAACTTCTGTAAATCGAATTATGCTTCCGGGTTACGCCACTTATGTAGCCACAAAATCGGCTGTGGAGCAATTGACAAGAGTTTTTTCTAAAGAAATTGGTTCAAGAGGAATTAATGTAAACTCAGTTTCGCCAGGACCAACAAACACAGAATTGTTCACAAACGGAAAATCTGAAGAAGTTATCGCAAGATTAGCATCATTATCTGCTTTTAACAGAATTGGCGAAACCAATGATATTGCAAATGTTGCAGTGTTTCTTGCTTCTGACGATGCAAAATGGATCAATGCGCAGAATATTGGTGTTAACGGCGGAATGGCTTAA
- a CDS encoding aldehyde reductase, translating into MIHSNQKVLVTGGTGFVAIHSILQLLNRGYQVRTTVRSLKSKDKIFEMLQNGGITDFSTLEFIETDLTSDKNWPEAMIDCDYVLHIASPIFLRLPKDEDEMIRPAVDGTLRVLKAARDSGVKRVVMTSNFGAVGYSHKDKNSLITEESWTDPNEKGLSTYNKSKVLAEKAAWDFMKNEGGALELSVINPMGIFGPSLNEDLSSGFELLKKLLDGSMKAIPDIRLGIVDVRDVAELHILAMEKPEAKGQRFLALSGGTMSLMEIVKFLKEKMPYVTEKAPSKSLPTFIIRLTALFNDQAKAILPLVGINRNASNKKAKTILGWTPRTNEEAIMASIISLIKWKSLKV; encoded by the coding sequence ATGATACATTCAAATCAAAAAGTATTAGTTACCGGCGGAACAGGTTTTGTTGCCATACATAGTATTTTGCAATTACTCAATCGCGGTTATCAGGTTCGAACAACCGTTCGTTCCTTAAAAAGTAAAGACAAGATTTTTGAAATGCTGCAAAACGGCGGCATAACGGATTTCAGTACATTAGAATTTATTGAAACCGATTTAACTAGCGATAAAAACTGGCCGGAAGCGATGATCGACTGCGACTACGTTTTGCATATTGCTTCGCCTATATTTTTAAGATTGCCAAAAGATGAAGACGAAATGATTCGCCCAGCCGTTGATGGAACTTTAAGAGTTTTAAAAGCAGCAAGAGATTCAGGTGTAAAACGTGTCGTGATGACATCTAACTTTGGCGCTGTCGGCTACAGTCATAAAGATAAAAATTCACTTATTACCGAAGAAAGCTGGACAGATCCTAACGAAAAAGGACTTTCAACATATAATAAATCTAAAGTTCTGGCAGAAAAAGCAGCTTGGGATTTTATGAAAAATGAAGGCGGAGCATTAGAACTTTCTGTAATTAATCCGATGGGGATTTTTGGACCTTCTTTAAACGAAGATTTGTCAAGCGGTTTTGAATTACTGAAAAAATTATTAGACGGTTCGATGAAAGCCATTCCGGATATTCGATTAGGAATTGTCGACGTAAGAGACGTTGCCGAATTACATATTCTGGCAATGGAAAAACCGGAAGCAAAAGGCCAGCGATTTTTAGCTCTTTCGGGCGGAACAATGTCTTTAATGGAAATTGTAAAATTCCTAAAAGAAAAAATGCCGTATGTAACCGAAAAAGCACCTTCAAAATCTTTGCCTACCTTTATAATACGTTTAACTGCTTTATTTAACGATCAGGCAAAAGCGATTTTACCTTTGGTTGGCATTAACCGAAATGCAAGCAACAAAAAAGCAAAAACAATATTGGGCTGGACTCCGCGTACCAATGAAGAAGCGATTATGGCAAGTATTATTAGTTTAATAAAATGGAAATCTCTTAAAGTTTAA
- a CDS encoding AraC family transcriptional regulator: MSKEIVSFKNLHETYKNMGLPVNEITDNDGLTINNLKDLHPELPFKSIGFRPGYFSFLFVKDAKGKYTTDDVSFNTEPGTVYFTNPGHFKSFEWNEIKDVYLITITETFLKENVHTNIFKEFPFLLSETVYPRNLNETAFKEFETIYLQIEKEFKSESSIKNKIIGGFLLILLLKIKEAFWNNYNPIYEGNKSSQIVKNFKKNLEHHFRELLDGKTDKQLRVKDYALAQNLHENYLNNVIKSKTGKSVSNWISDKLITEAKSLLKNSTLSIKEIAYKLGFIETSHFSNYFKKNTKTSPEEYRKSAD; the protein is encoded by the coding sequence ATGTCTAAAGAAATAGTTTCATTTAAAAATTTACACGAAACCTATAAAAATATGGGGCTTCCTGTAAATGAAATTACCGACAATGATGGCTTAACAATTAATAATTTAAAAGACCTGCATCCGGAACTGCCGTTTAAATCCATCGGATTCAGACCGGGTTACTTTTCTTTTTTATTTGTAAAAGATGCTAAAGGGAAATACACGACTGATGATGTTTCTTTTAATACAGAACCGGGAACGGTTTATTTTACAAATCCGGGTCACTTTAAATCTTTTGAGTGGAATGAAATTAAAGATGTTTATTTGATAACCATTACAGAGACTTTTTTAAAAGAGAATGTGCACACGAATATCTTTAAGGAGTTTCCTTTTTTATTATCGGAAACGGTGTATCCGAGAAATTTGAATGAAACCGCTTTTAAAGAATTCGAAACGATTTATCTTCAAATCGAAAAAGAATTCAAATCAGAATCTTCCATAAAAAATAAAATAATTGGGGGATTTCTGCTTATTCTTCTTCTAAAAATAAAAGAAGCTTTCTGGAATAATTACAATCCAATTTACGAAGGAAATAAAAGTTCGCAAATCGTAAAAAACTTCAAGAAAAACCTTGAACATCATTTTCGAGAATTACTCGACGGAAAAACAGATAAACAGCTTCGGGTAAAAGATTATGCTTTGGCGCAGAATCTTCATGAAAATTATCTCAACAACGTTATTAAAAGTAAAACGGGGAAATCAGTAAGTAACTGGATTTCGGATAAACTGATTACAGAAGCTAAATCGCTTTTAAAAAACTCTACGCTTTCTATTAAAGAAATAGCGTATAAATTGGGTTTCATAGAAACGTCGCATTTTAGTAATTACTTCAAAAAAAACACCAAAACCTCGCCTGAGGAATATAGAAAATCTGCTGATTAA
- a CDS encoding DUF1097 domain-containing protein, translated as MKTYINAIILGLFGAVAITVSFMLQWPTWTMFLAWVSYYLFGKSIKTSIPVFVQIIFGILMGVAIMVSAKFFETIIGVAGFQLAVFLFIGSLAFLSKIEGLKSIPAWFIGLIIIFGVHPELEFAAVASLLIPIIAGFTFAWLNDSSLQIVSKSFNN; from the coding sequence ATGAAAACATACATAAACGCTATAATATTAGGATTGTTTGGCGCAGTTGCCATTACGGTTTCTTTCATGCTGCAATGGCCAACTTGGACGATGTTCCTGGCCTGGGTAAGTTATTATTTATTCGGAAAATCAATTAAAACTTCAATTCCGGTCTTTGTGCAAATCATCTTCGGAATATTGATGGGAGTTGCCATAATGGTTTCAGCTAAATTTTTTGAAACTATAATTGGAGTTGCAGGTTTTCAACTGGCTGTATTTTTATTCATCGGATCATTGGCTTTTTTATCCAAAATAGAAGGTTTAAAAAGTATTCCGGCCTGGTTTATCGGCTTAATAATCATTTTCGGAGTGCATCCTGAACTTGAATTTGCGGCTGTTGCAAGTTTGCTGATTCCAATAATTGCGGGTTTTACATTTGCCTGGCTCAATGATTCATCACTTCAAATCGTATCAAAATCATTCAATAATTAA
- a CDS encoding epimerase, whose product MKVIVTGATGMVGEGVLIECLENNQVKSVLYVGRKPSGKSHPKLTEYLVSDFLSLKKDDTKLSGYDVCFYCAGISSMGLDEAQYTYITYDTTIHFAEVVLNQNPNLVFNFISGSHTDSSENGKVMWARVKGKTENALQKMSFKAQYNFRPGLMKPDPTQIHLKGFNKYIKFLYPIMGLFYTGCETREIGRAMISTARFGFSKKILEAIDIKKAAN is encoded by the coding sequence ATGAAAGTAATTGTAACTGGCGCAACCGGAATGGTTGGCGAAGGCGTTTTAATAGAATGTCTTGAAAATAATCAAGTAAAATCAGTTTTATATGTGGGAAGAAAACCAAGCGGAAAATCACATCCTAAATTAACCGAATATCTTGTTTCTGATTTTCTTTCGCTGAAAAAAGACGATACTAAACTTTCAGGTTATGATGTCTGTTTTTATTGCGCGGGAATCAGCAGCATGGGACTTGACGAAGCGCAATACACTTATATTACGTACGATACAACGATTCATTTTGCAGAAGTTGTACTCAACCAAAATCCGAATTTGGTTTTCAATTTTATTTCAGGATCACATACCGATAGTTCTGAAAACGGAAAAGTAATGTGGGCGCGTGTAAAAGGAAAAACCGAAAATGCTTTGCAAAAAATGTCTTTTAAAGCGCAGTACAATTTTCGTCCGGGATTAATGAAACCGGATCCAACACAAATTCATTTAAAAGGATTTAATAAATACATTAAGTTTCTGTACCCAATTATGGGATTATTTTATACCGGCTGCGAAACCAGAGAAATTGGTCGTGCGATGATTTCGACAGCTCGTTTCGGATTTTCTAAAAAAATATTGGAAGCTATTGACATTAAAAAAGCAGCGAATTAA
- a CDS encoding DUF6193 family natural product biosynthesis protein, with product MKSEQTVQISKILADELLKINSNLKLEEQNHGRHILIKNQNKLSQITIEETGRYTIDFWRNGVCLASGGTETVSEIAKALDLWFSQDITARLLCENFNFAKTDERATAFDENREIEFQWNLLLKEDYWALKEFFVLAFKDPVVGNLFPFISLYTLCFSKCTGYPYDRSNLPYVTAKEFEVFAFQIGRSDKKEKLPTNEKEFVVVAYNGEYLGEGNALTALKIVRENLPPDLKRARKGTSKD from the coding sequence TTGAAATCAGAACAAACCGTTCAGATTTCAAAAATCTTAGCTGACGAATTACTCAAAATAAATTCAAACTTAAAACTGGAAGAGCAGAATCATGGCAGGCACATATTAATCAAAAATCAAAACAAATTATCCCAAATTACTATTGAAGAAACAGGTCGCTATACAATTGACTTTTGGAGAAATGGTGTTTGTTTAGCCAGCGGTGGTACCGAAACTGTTTCAGAAATTGCAAAAGCTTTAGATCTCTGGTTTAGTCAGGATATAACCGCCCGTTTACTTTGTGAAAATTTTAATTTTGCTAAGACAGATGAAAGAGCCACCGCCTTTGATGAAAACAGAGAAATTGAATTTCAATGGAACCTCTTATTAAAAGAAGACTATTGGGCTCTTAAAGAGTTTTTTGTCTTAGCCTTTAAAGATCCTGTTGTTGGTAATTTATTCCCTTTTATAAGTCTCTATACTTTATGCTTTAGTAAATGCACCGGCTATCCTTATGATCGTTCTAATCTTCCTTATGTAACTGCTAAAGAATTTGAAGTTTTTGCCTTTCAGATTGGCAGGTCAGATAAAAAAGAGAAACTACCTACAAATGAAAAAGAATTTGTTGTTGTCGCCTATAATGGAGAATATCTTGGTGAAGGAAATGCGCTGACTGCATTAAAAATTGTCCGAGAGAATCTCCCTCCTGATTTAAAACGAGCACGGAAAGGAACTTCAAAAGATTAA
- a CDS encoding AraC family transcriptional regulator, with translation MKYTEIKSCYIGPEISPEHFIAEHFFLYLAKGSIEGYDGVNKYNLKPGEYCIARKNHLARYNKQKQDGEFEKVVVIFDTLFLKAFAEKHKIKAQKSEDDAAFAALKKTNLVPNFILSLMPYYNDGGEIDETFSNIKREELLLILLKENPQLTDILFDFAPPQKIDLEAYMNRNYKFNISMERFAYLTGRSISAFKRDFAAIFSDTPSRWLIQRRLKEGYFLLEKKGKKPSDIYLDLGFEDLSHFSFAFKKKYGFAPSDVLKLGKEV, from the coding sequence ATGAAATATACAGAAATCAAAAGTTGTTATATAGGTCCCGAAATATCACCGGAACATTTTATTGCAGAACATTTCTTTTTGTATCTGGCAAAAGGCTCGATTGAAGGTTACGACGGCGTTAATAAATACAACCTAAAACCGGGCGAATACTGCATTGCCCGAAAAAATCATCTGGCGAGATACAACAAACAAAAACAAGACGGAGAATTTGAAAAAGTTGTCGTGATTTTTGATACCTTATTTTTAAAAGCTTTTGCCGAAAAACATAAAATCAAAGCTCAAAAAAGTGAAGATGACGCGGCATTTGCTGCTTTGAAGAAAACAAATCTGGTTCCTAATTTCATTCTTTCGCTGATGCCGTACTATAATGATGGCGGCGAAATCGACGAAACTTTTTCGAATATAAAACGTGAAGAACTGCTTTTGATTCTGCTAAAAGAAAATCCGCAGCTGACAGACATTTTATTTGATTTTGCACCACCTCAAAAAATTGATCTCGAAGCATATATGAATCGAAATTATAAGTTCAACATCAGCATGGAACGTTTTGCGTATTTAACCGGAAGAAGTATTTCGGCTTTTAAACGTGACTTTGCTGCTATTTTTTCAGATACGCCAAGCCGCTGGCTCATTCAACGCCGACTGAAAGAAGGTTATTTTTTACTGGAAAAGAAAGGCAAAAAACCTTCTGATATTTATCTTGATCTTGGTTTTGAAGATCTCTCCCACTTTTCTTTTGCTTTTAAAAAGAAATATGGATTTGCTCCTTCGGATGTTTTGAAATTGGGGAAGGAAGTGTAA
- the mgrA gene encoding L-glyceraldehyde 3-phosphate reductase has product MSYIPDSNRYQKMEYRRCGNSGLMLPALSLGLWHNFGAIDSFENARNILHTAFDNGICHFDLANNYGPPAGSAEQTFGQLFKEDFKSFRDELVISSKAGWPMWDGPYGDWGSKKHLVASLDQSLSRLGLDYVDIFYHHRPDPNTPLEETMAALDLIVRQGKALYVGISSYDPEETQKAINILKELGTPCLIHQPKYSMLERTIENGLLDVLETNKVGSIAFSPLAQGLLTNKYLNGIPENSRANAHRGNGAIEQDAITPENIAKVRQLNEMALERGQSLAQMALSWVLKDKRISSVIIGASKPEQVLDSIGCLKNTDFSADELQKIDTILA; this is encoded by the coding sequence ATGAGTTATATACCTGATTCAAACCGATATCAAAAAATGGAATACCGTCGCTGCGGAAACAGCGGATTAATGCTTCCTGCCCTTTCCCTTGGGCTGTGGCACAACTTTGGCGCGATCGATAGTTTCGAAAACGCCCGAAACATTTTACATACTGCTTTTGACAATGGCATCTGTCATTTTGATTTAGCTAATAATTATGGTCCGCCGGCGGGATCTGCAGAACAAACTTTTGGACAATTATTCAAAGAAGATTTTAAATCTTTTCGCGATGAACTTGTGATTTCCAGTAAAGCTGGATGGCCTATGTGGGATGGTCCATACGGTGACTGGGGATCAAAAAAACATTTAGTTGCGAGTTTAGACCAAAGCCTTTCCCGTCTCGGATTAGATTATGTGGATATTTTTTATCATCACAGACCAGATCCAAATACACCATTAGAAGAAACCATGGCAGCACTTGATTTAATTGTTCGTCAGGGAAAAGCACTTTACGTTGGTATTTCGAGCTACGACCCAGAAGAAACTCAAAAAGCCATTAACATTTTGAAAGAATTAGGAACACCTTGTTTAATTCATCAGCCGAAATATTCAATGCTGGAACGTACAATTGAAAACGGTTTACTGGATGTTTTAGAAACCAACAAAGTTGGCAGCATTGCTTTTTCTCCTTTGGCACAAGGACTTCTTACGAATAAATATTTAAACGGAATTCCTGAAAATTCAAGAGCAAATGCACACCGCGGAAACGGAGCAATTGAGCAAGATGCGATTACACCGGAGAATATTGCAAAAGTTCGTCAGCTTAATGAAATGGCTTTAGAACGCGGACAAAGTCTGGCACAAATGGCTTTGTCATGGGTTTTAAAAGATAAAAGAATCAGTTCTGTAATCATTGGCGCAAGTAAACCAGAACAGGTTTTAGACTCTATAGGCTGTCTTAAAAACACTGATTTCTCTGCTGATGAGCTTCAGAAAATCGATACTATTCTAGCGTAA